A single region of the Chryseobacterium culicis genome encodes:
- a CDS encoding HlyD family secretion protein: protein MKLQSFDNIYHIHKKSRVKRWFLFIFIGGIITLFLPWTQNIKVKGNVTSLYQEQRPQQLHSPIPGKIIKWYVKNGDYVKKGDTLLQLSEIKDDYLDPLLVQRTQEQVNAKKGVRNFYEAKVGTVKTQLEALHSARNLKLNQLKIKISQLNNKLTGEEAELTAATNELKLSEDQFARQKKMYDEGLVSLTQFQQRNISYQNAIAKKTSSENKVAQTRQEIINTGIEQNSVIQDYTEKLSKIEGDRFQNMGQIEGSDGEIAKLENQVANYKARQGLYFIIASQDGQIVQLNKTGIGEVLKDGENIGTIVPTAVDYAVEIFIKPVDLPLVKEGQRVMCIFDGFPAIVFSGWPNSSYGTFAGKVVAVESNINANGLFKALVIEDKNEKRWPPKIKMGGGVQGIAILNDVPIWYELWRNINGFPPDYYEVKNESKGYEKTK, encoded by the coding sequence ATGAAATTACAGTCATTTGACAATATCTATCATATTCATAAAAAGTCACGGGTAAAAAGGTGGTTTCTGTTTATATTCATAGGCGGTATCATTACCTTATTCCTTCCCTGGACACAGAATATAAAAGTAAAAGGAAATGTAACTTCTCTTTATCAGGAACAGCGCCCACAGCAGCTTCATTCTCCTATACCGGGAAAAATCATCAAATGGTATGTCAAGAACGGAGATTATGTAAAAAAAGGAGATACTTTACTGCAACTTTCAGAAATCAAAGATGATTATTTAGATCCACTTTTGGTACAGAGAACGCAGGAACAGGTAAATGCTAAAAAAGGAGTAAGAAATTTCTATGAAGCCAAAGTAGGAACAGTGAAAACCCAGCTTGAAGCCTTACATTCAGCCAGAAACTTAAAACTGAATCAGCTCAAAATAAAAATAAGCCAGCTTAATAATAAACTTACCGGTGAAGAAGCTGAACTAACTGCTGCCACTAATGAACTTAAGCTTTCTGAAGATCAGTTTGCACGACAGAAAAAAATGTATGACGAAGGTTTGGTTTCTCTTACCCAGTTTCAGCAGAGAAATATTTCTTACCAAAATGCTATTGCTAAGAAAACATCATCAGAAAATAAAGTAGCCCAAACCCGTCAGGAAATTATTAATACAGGTATTGAGCAAAATTCTGTGATTCAGGATTACACAGAGAAACTCAGTAAAATAGAAGGAGACCGTTTTCAAAACATGGGGCAGATTGAAGGCAGCGATGGTGAAATTGCCAAGCTGGAAAATCAAGTAGCCAATTACAAAGCAAGACAGGGATTATATTTTATTATTGCATCACAGGACGGTCAGATTGTACAGCTTAACAAAACAGGAATTGGCGAAGTTTTGAAAGACGGTGAAAATATTGGGACGATTGTTCCCACAGCAGTAGATTATGCAGTTGAGATTTTTATAAAACCTGTAGACCTTCCGCTTGTGAAAGAAGGACAGCGTGTGATGTGCATCTTTGACGGGTTTCCTGCCATTGTATTCTCGGGATGGCCTAACTCCAGCTACGGAACATTCGCCGGCAAGGTGGTTGCCGTGGAAAGCAATATCAATGCAAATGGTCTTTTTAAAGCATTGGTCATTGAGGATAAAAATGAAAAAAGATGGCCTCCAAAAATTAAAATGGGAGGAGGTGTACAGGGAATTGCCATTCTTAATGATGTTCCTATCTGGTATGAACTGTGGAGAAATATCAATGGCTTTCCGCCTGATTATTATGAAGTAAAAAATGAATCTAAAGGGTATGAAAAAACAAAATAA
- a CDS encoding peptidase domain-containing ABC transporter: MEIPANEQGKRLIRYITKEKKDVTNIYFYAILNGLVLLSVPLGIQSIVSFVMGATMTTSIYILIFFVVVGTWLAGYFRLKVIQIIEKIQQKIFVEFSIAIADKIPKADLSYTRKYYLPELVNRFFDIQNLQKGISKILLEIPTALIQIVFGILLLSFYHLWFLAFGALVILSVVIIFRYTMESGIKSSIEESNKKYDTAAWIEDIAGSVKTFKMHSEDDSHLKGTDERVIEYLKHRTSHFKVLVFQYKTIIAFKVIITLAMLAIGTYLLINQKLNIGAFIATEIVVLSIMSAVEKLIVSLESYYDLIASFAKLSKITELKEEPNGEITLSQKEKGTEIEFKNVSFSFNDNAPILSDLNFKIKENSLNILTGKLGAGKTLLLNMITGFFEPSSGTILIDKIPLKNIEKKHWRNNVGLYLENMKIIQGTVKENIILGSSQSHTEDILELSENIGIENISSMFSSGFFTEVSETDPEITFSSKKKILMLRALLGDKKLIILENPFAGIREEYQDKMIKYLQKIKENTTIIIVSQDTELLQYADQHFHLEGGTLKIYQNNQ, encoded by the coding sequence ATGGAAATACCAGCTAATGAACAAGGAAAAAGGCTCATCCGCTACATTACAAAAGAAAAAAAAGATGTTACCAATATTTATTTTTATGCCATTCTGAATGGTTTAGTACTGCTGAGTGTACCTTTAGGAATACAGTCTATCGTAAGCTTTGTGATGGGAGCTACCATGACAACATCCATTTACATTCTCATCTTTTTTGTTGTAGTAGGAACCTGGCTTGCCGGATATTTCAGATTAAAAGTAATCCAGATAATTGAAAAGATACAGCAGAAAATATTTGTAGAATTTTCCATTGCCATAGCAGACAAAATCCCCAAAGCAGATCTTTCCTACACGAGAAAATACTACCTTCCGGAACTAGTCAACCGATTCTTTGATATTCAGAATCTTCAGAAAGGAATTTCAAAAATATTACTGGAAATTCCCACTGCCTTAATACAGATTGTTTTTGGAATTCTTTTGCTCTCTTTTTATCATCTTTGGTTTTTAGCATTCGGAGCTCTGGTGATTCTTTCCGTCGTAATCATTTTCAGATACACGATGGAAAGCGGAATCAAATCCAGTATTGAAGAGAGCAACAAAAAATACGATACAGCAGCCTGGATAGAAGATATTGCCGGTTCTGTAAAAACTTTTAAAATGCATTCTGAAGATGATTCTCATTTAAAAGGAACCGATGAAAGAGTAATAGAATATCTTAAACACAGAACATCTCACTTTAAGGTATTGGTTTTTCAGTATAAAACAATTATTGCTTTTAAAGTCATCATTACTTTAGCAATGCTGGCCATTGGAACCTATCTTCTGATTAATCAAAAACTGAATATCGGAGCTTTCATCGCTACAGAAATAGTTGTTCTAAGCATCATGTCTGCAGTAGAAAAACTCATTGTAAGCCTTGAAAGTTATTATGATTTGATTGCATCTTTTGCCAAGCTTTCTAAAATCACTGAACTAAAAGAGGAGCCCAACGGAGAAATCACATTATCTCAGAAAGAAAAAGGGACAGAAATTGAATTTAAAAATGTAAGCTTTTCGTTTAATGATAATGCTCCCATTCTTTCTGACCTTAATTTCAAAATTAAAGAAAATAGTCTGAACATTCTAACAGGAAAACTGGGAGCGGGAAAAACCCTTCTGCTCAATATGATCACAGGATTCTTCGAGCCCAGTTCGGGAACCATTCTGATTGACAAAATTCCATTAAAAAATATTGAGAAAAAACACTGGAGAAATAATGTTGGGCTTTACCTTGAAAATATGAAGATAATCCAGGGAACAGTTAAAGAAAATATCATATTGGGAAGCAGCCAGAGCCATACAGAAGATATCCTTGAGCTTTCTGAAAATATTGGTATAGAAAATATTTCAAGTATGTTCAGCAGTGGTTTCTTTACAGAGGTAAGTGAAACTGACCCTGAAATCACATTCAGTTCAAAGAAAAAAATACTGATGCTTCGTGCTCTGCTCGGTGACAAAAAACTTATCATTCTGGAAAATCCTTTTGCAGGAATCCGTGAAGAATATCAGGACAAAATGATAAAATATCTTCAGAAAATCAAAGAAAACACAACTATTATTATTGTTTCTCAGGATACAGAACTGCTACAATATGCCGATCAGCATTTTCATCTGGAAGGAGGAACATTAAAAATATATCAAAATAATCAGTAA
- a CDS encoding peroxiredoxin, whose product MSIKLGDTAPNFQAESSVGDINFYNYLGDSWGILFSHPADYTPVCTTELGYTAKLQSEFDKRGTKVIALSVDGVEDHQNWVKDINETQNTHVLFPIIADKDRKVSELYDFIHPNASATATVRSLLIIDPSKKVRLIITYPASTGRNFDEILRVLDSLQLVDNYRVATPVNWENGEDVIIPPTISTEEAREIFPKGVTEIKPYLRYTPQPNT is encoded by the coding sequence ATGTCAATCAAATTAGGAGATACAGCACCCAACTTTCAGGCAGAATCATCAGTAGGTGATATCAATTTTTATAATTATCTGGGAGATTCCTGGGGAATTCTGTTTTCACATCCTGCAGATTATACACCGGTATGCACTACAGAATTGGGGTATACAGCTAAGCTGCAGTCTGAATTTGATAAAAGAGGCACTAAAGTGATTGCTCTGAGTGTAGATGGAGTAGAGGATCATCAAAACTGGGTGAAAGATATTAATGAGACACAGAATACCCATGTTTTGTTTCCCATTATTGCCGATAAAGACAGAAAGGTTTCGGAGCTGTATGATTTTATTCATCCCAATGCTTCCGCTACGGCTACTGTACGTTCTCTTTTGATTATTGATCCTTCCAAAAAAGTAAGACTGATTATTACCTATCCGGCCTCTACAGGTAGAAATTTTGATGAGATCCTTAGAGTGCTGGATTCTTTACAGTTGGTAGATAATTATAGAGTGGCTACTCCTGTTAACTGGGAAAATGGAGAAGATGTTATTATACCTCCCACCATTTCTACGGAAGAAGCCAGAGAAATTTTTCCAAAAGGGGTAACGGAAATAAAACCGTATTTAAGATATACCCCACAACCGAATACATGA
- a CDS encoding mechanosensitive ion channel family protein has protein sequence MEKTGLRYVDLVYKVLESWYVTFAELTPKLIVGILVFTFFLISSKYLSKGAVKLFHQFFPKSQKESSLVTLISVFRFLIMLMGTFIALEIMGFSGFLWKFIGSLGVAGVIAGVALKDLVSSIFSGMLIGIDKAYKVGDYITIGAHSGTVQEIGFLTTKLLTDDGKKAYIPNQVVFNAPFYNITASPQRRIILNFEIPADEDISKAQKGILDVIKNLDNVDKLDTIEVIFTDLKQGAFNLQVKFWIKVGANLAQIRSKAYLGIKERFDLDKVQLVTPTSISITNGESLPPENHDK, from the coding sequence ATGGAGAAAACCGGGCTCAGGTATGTAGATCTTGTTTATAAAGTATTGGAAAGTTGGTATGTAACATTTGCGGAACTTACACCAAAGCTGATTGTCGGAATTTTAGTATTTACATTTTTTCTTATTAGCAGTAAATATTTAAGCAAAGGAGCCGTAAAATTATTCCACCAATTCTTCCCGAAAAGCCAAAAAGAGAGTTCATTAGTCACCTTAATCAGTGTATTCAGATTCCTGATTATGCTGATGGGAACATTTATTGCTCTGGAAATAATGGGTTTCAGTGGTTTTCTTTGGAAATTTATCGGAAGTTTAGGAGTTGCAGGGGTTATTGCAGGGGTAGCGCTGAAGGATCTTGTGTCAAGTATTTTCTCCGGAATGCTGATTGGCATTGATAAGGCCTATAAAGTAGGAGATTATATCACGATTGGAGCACACTCCGGAACGGTACAGGAAATTGGATTTTTAACTACAAAACTGCTTACTGATGATGGAAAGAAAGCCTACATTCCCAATCAGGTTGTCTTCAATGCTCCGTTTTATAATATTACCGCTTCCCCACAACGCAGGATTATTTTAAATTTTGAAATTCCCGCTGATGAAGATATCAGCAAAGCACAGAAAGGAATTCTCGATGTGATTAAAAACCTTGATAATGTGGATAAGTTAGATACTATAGAGGTGATCTTTACCGATCTTAAACAAGGGGCATTTAACCTGCAGGTAAAATTCTGGATAAAAGTAGGAGCCAACCTTGCTCAAATAAGAAGTAAGGCCTATTTAGGAATTAAAGAACGTTTTGATTTGGACAAAGTTCAGTTGGTGACACCAACCAGTATCAGCATTACCAATGGGGAATCCCTTCCTCCTGAAAATCATGATAAATAA
- the sucC gene encoding ADP-forming succinate--CoA ligase subunit beta: MNLHEYQSKEILSKYGVAIQRGFVANNVEEAVAAAEKLTAETGAQAWVVKAQIHAGGRGKGGGVKFSPNMDKLKENAQNIIGMQLVTPQTSAEGKKVHSVLVAEDVYYPGESETKEFYVSILLDRAEGKNTIVYSTEGGMDIEHVAEVTPHLIHNELIDPAIGLQGFQARKIAFNLGLEGNAFKEFVKFISSLYNAYTGIDASLFEINPVLKTSDNKIIAVDAKVTLDDNSLFRHKDLAELRDTREEDPMDVEAGEAGLNFVKLDGNVACMVNGAGLAMATMDIIKLSGGNPANFLDVGGTADAQRVQTAFGIILRDPNVKAILINIFGGIVRCDRVAQGVVDAYKAMGSLPVPLIVRLQGTNAVEAKKLIDESGLPVHSAITLEEAANKVKEVLA; encoded by the coding sequence ATGAATCTTCACGAGTATCAATCAAAAGAGATTTTATCAAAGTATGGAGTAGCTATCCAACGTGGTTTCGTTGCAAACAACGTAGAAGAAGCTGTAGCAGCTGCTGAAAAATTGACTGCTGAAACCGGAGCACAGGCTTGGGTTGTAAAAGCACAGATTCACGCAGGTGGTCGTGGTAAAGGTGGGGGTGTTAAGTTTTCTCCAAACATGGATAAACTTAAAGAAAACGCTCAGAATATCATCGGAATGCAGTTGGTAACTCCACAAACTTCTGCTGAAGGTAAAAAAGTACACTCTGTTTTGGTTGCAGAAGATGTTTATTATCCTGGAGAATCTGAAACTAAAGAATTTTATGTTTCTATTCTTTTAGATAGAGCTGAAGGAAAAAATACAATCGTATATTCTACTGAAGGTGGTATGGATATTGAGCACGTTGCAGAAGTAACTCCTCATTTGATCCACAACGAATTGATTGACCCAGCAATCGGTCTTCAAGGATTCCAGGCTAGAAAAATTGCTTTCAACCTAGGTCTTGAAGGTAATGCATTCAAAGAATTTGTGAAATTTATTTCATCTCTTTACAATGCATATACAGGAATTGATGCTTCTCTTTTCGAAATCAACCCGGTATTAAAAACTTCTGATAACAAGATTATCGCTGTAGATGCTAAAGTAACTTTAGATGACAACTCATTGTTCCGTCACAAAGATTTAGCTGAGCTTAGAGATACAAGAGAAGAAGATCCAATGGATGTAGAAGCTGGTGAAGCTGGTCTTAACTTCGTAAAGCTAGATGGTAACGTTGCTTGTATGGTAAACGGAGCTGGTCTTGCAATGGCAACTATGGATATCATCAAATTATCAGGTGGTAACCCGGCAAACTTCCTTGACGTAGGTGGTACTGCAGATGCTCAGAGAGTGCAGACTGCTTTCGGAATTATCTTAAGAGATCCAAACGTAAAAGCAATCTTGATCAACATCTTCGGAGGTATCGTAAGATGTGACAGAGTTGCTCAGGGTGTTGTAGATGCTTACAAAGCTATGGGTAGCCTTCCGGTTCCATTGATCGTAAGATTACAGGGAACTAACGCTGTAGAAGCTAAAAAATTAATTGACGAGTCTGGTCTTCCGGTACACTCTGCAATTACTTTAGAAGAAGCTGCAAACAAAGTAAAAGAAGTTTTAGCTTAA
- a CDS encoding Gfo/Idh/MocA family oxidoreductase yields MQLVKAGLCAFGMSGKVFHAPFLKEHPGFFMSAVVERSKEESKEKYPEATIYRSVEEMLQQADVELVIINTPVQTHYEYAKKALEAGKSIIVEKPFTVNVSEAEELVQLADEKGLFLSVYQNRRFDRDFLQVQKVLADGKLGNIKETEIRFDRFRTTPSGKQHKESPEQLGSGSLHDLGAHLVDQAVLYFGYPEKLFADVFSMKGSEFANDYFEILLFYKNDLRVRLKTSVFSKEGHYAYTIHGDRGTFLQERTDNQENELVAGAIPVYGKEWTQPLKESDGILNFLNENSETERILTSTEAGNYMDYYQQIYEHIVFGYALPSPGREVIQNMKIIDASLKSAKEGGIIQL; encoded by the coding sequence ATGCAATTGGTAAAAGCAGGGCTTTGTGCCTTTGGAATGAGCGGAAAAGTATTCCATGCTCCCTTTTTAAAGGAACATCCGGGATTTTTTATGTCTGCCGTGGTAGAAAGAAGTAAGGAAGAGTCAAAAGAAAAATATCCGGAAGCAACCATTTACCGTTCTGTGGAGGAAATGCTTCAGCAGGCAGATGTAGAGTTGGTGATTATCAATACTCCTGTTCAGACCCATTATGAATACGCGAAAAAAGCGTTGGAGGCCGGGAAAAGTATTATTGTGGAAAAACCTTTTACAGTAAATGTTTCTGAGGCTGAAGAACTGGTTCAATTGGCTGATGAAAAAGGATTGTTCCTAAGTGTATATCAAAACCGAAGATTCGACCGTGATTTTTTACAGGTTCAAAAGGTTCTAGCTGATGGAAAACTAGGAAATATAAAAGAAACAGAGATCCGTTTTGACAGATTTCGTACGACTCCAAGCGGAAAACAGCATAAAGAAAGTCCTGAACAGCTAGGCTCAGGATCACTTCACGATTTGGGAGCACATCTGGTAGATCAGGCTGTACTGTATTTTGGGTATCCTGAAAAGCTTTTTGCAGATGTATTTTCGATGAAAGGAAGCGAATTTGCGAATGACTATTTTGAAATTCTGTTATTCTACAAAAATGATCTGAGAGTGAGATTGAAAACATCGGTTTTCAGTAAAGAAGGTCATTATGCTTATACCATTCATGGGGATCGAGGAACTTTCCTGCAGGAAAGAACTGATAACCAGGAAAACGAATTGGTAGCAGGCGCTATTCCTGTATATGGAAAAGAATGGACGCAGCCTTTGAAAGAATCTGATGGAATATTGAATTTCCTGAATGAAAACTCCGAAACAGAAAGAATTCTAACTTCAACTGAAGCCGGAAACTACATGGATTATTATCAGCAGATCTATGAACATATTGTTTTTGGATACGCTTTACCATCTCCGGGAAGAGAAGTTATTCAGAATATGAAAATCATTGATGCTTCCCTGAAAAGCGCAAAAGAAGGGGGAATCATTCAATTATAA
- a CDS encoding TonB-dependent siderophore receptor, producing the protein MKRQLLSLGLLFIAVSASSQMKNAEADTIRTQTIEDINLHKTGNPNQARALSTKSNLTVMENPQPIAIVTHEIIEQQQAKQLSDVLQNVNGLYITSSRGNSQDSFGGRGFILGNDNIFKNGSRINSGVFPEVSGLERVEVLKGANAMLFGNTAAGGVINMITKKPKFNFGGSIGLNGGSWNSYKPTVDIYGPLSKNVAFRINGAYEHAESFRDVVESEKYYFNPSFLFNLSDKSQLIVEADYLKNNFTPDFGIGSITEKDQSYRLNDAVSRNTFFGTDWQYQNVQQASTNVTFNHQFNERWSLNATASYQNYTKDYFSSERVQWIYETKDATVDPNRLSWKRPFGRTYNEQNYTSAQVNINGEFNTGSINHKVLIGSDADYSQADAYAYNITAPKNLLYLDDPSTWGSIDMPNSTLSTRNRINTRRIGIYAQDFISLTKQLKVIAGLRWSYIENMPTLTTRFTLNDKIEVANSSTSDNAFSPKVGLVYAPNENLSVFATYTNSFASNAGYTSDQFGTVNTNQPVTDVQNQLTTLSRQSIKPSTVDQYEIGVKKNFWNNALAVNLTAYQIMYNNYYQTYWFASAPNGAPVNSTDTNLKEFAGNMRSRGVELDITGNPTENLSIIAGFSYNNSVYTDTPEKGYVENQRLVRTPATTANASVFYKFTNYVKGLKIGAGIYYIGDRIAGWNDSKSTNTSRNNVSRMFDLKDYTTVSLSVGYEWNKFSIQGKVGNLFDVVNYNVHENYSVNPITPRNYYFTLTYRL; encoded by the coding sequence ATGAAAAGACAACTACTTTCTTTAGGTCTTCTATTCATCGCTGTTTCAGCGAGTTCACAGATGAAAAATGCGGAAGCAGACACCATCAGAACTCAGACCATTGAGGATATTAATCTTCACAAAACAGGAAATCCTAACCAGGCAAGAGCATTATCGACAAAGTCAAATCTGACGGTAATGGAAAATCCACAGCCAATTGCTATTGTTACCCATGAAATTATTGAGCAGCAGCAGGCAAAACAGCTAAGTGATGTTCTTCAGAATGTAAACGGTCTGTATATCACTTCATCCAGAGGAAATTCTCAGGACAGCTTCGGGGGACGTGGTTTCATTTTAGGAAATGATAACATTTTTAAAAATGGTTCAAGAATAAATAGCGGTGTTTTCCCTGAAGTAAGTGGTCTGGAAAGAGTAGAAGTTTTAAAGGGAGCCAATGCCATGCTTTTTGGTAATACAGCAGCAGGTGGTGTTATCAATATGATTACCAAAAAACCTAAATTCAATTTTGGTGGAAGCATCGGATTAAATGGAGGAAGCTGGAATTCTTACAAACCAACTGTTGATATCTATGGACCTTTATCTAAAAACGTTGCATTCAGAATAAATGGAGCGTATGAGCATGCCGAAAGCTTCAGAGATGTTGTAGAATCAGAGAAGTACTACTTCAACCCTTCATTTTTATTTAATTTAAGTGATAAGTCTCAATTAATTGTTGAGGCAGATTATCTTAAAAATAATTTTACTCCGGATTTCGGGATTGGATCTATTACTGAGAAAGACCAAAGCTACAGATTGAATGATGCTGTTTCCAGAAATACTTTCTTCGGAACCGACTGGCAATATCAAAATGTACAGCAAGCTTCTACGAATGTAACCTTTAATCATCAGTTTAACGAAAGATGGTCTTTGAACGCTACTGCTTCTTACCAAAACTATACTAAAGATTATTTTTCTTCTGAAAGAGTACAATGGATATATGAAACTAAAGATGCAACTGTAGATCCTAACAGATTATCCTGGAAAAGACCTTTTGGTAGAACTTACAACGAACAAAATTATACTTCTGCACAAGTAAATATCAATGGTGAATTCAATACAGGAAGCATCAACCATAAAGTTTTAATTGGTTCAGATGCTGATTATAGCCAGGCAGATGCTTATGCTTATAATATTACAGCGCCTAAAAACCTTCTCTATTTAGATGATCCTTCAACATGGGGAAGTATTGATATGCCAAATTCTACTCTTAGTACAAGAAATAGAATCAATACAAGAAGAATTGGGATCTATGCACAAGATTTTATCAGCTTAACAAAGCAACTGAAAGTGATTGCAGGTTTAAGATGGTCTTATATCGAAAACATGCCTACACTGACCACTCGTTTTACATTAAATGATAAAATTGAAGTAGCAAATTCTTCAACCTCTGACAATGCATTTTCTCCAAAAGTAGGTTTGGTGTATGCTCCAAATGAAAACCTTTCGGTGTTTGCAACTTATACTAATTCATTTGCGTCAAATGCAGGATATACTTCAGATCAGTTTGGTACCGTAAATACCAACCAACCTGTTACTGATGTTCAAAATCAGTTAACTACTTTATCAAGACAAAGCATAAAACCTTCAACAGTTGACCAATACGAGATTGGAGTTAAAAAGAATTTCTGGAACAATGCTTTAGCGGTTAACTTAACGGCTTACCAGATCATGTACAACAATTACTATCAAACCTACTGGTTCGCTTCTGCTCCAAACGGAGCACCAGTAAATTCAACAGATACCAATCTTAAAGAATTTGCAGGAAATATGAGAAGCCGTGGTGTGGAACTAGACATTACAGGAAATCCTACAGAAAATTTATCGATAATCGCAGGTTTTTCTTATAACAATTCCGTTTACACAGACACTCCTGAAAAAGGATATGTTGAAAACCAAAGACTGGTAAGAACACCGGCTACAACAGCGAATGCTTCGGTTTTCTATAAATTTACAAACTATGTAAAAGGGTTAAAAATCGGTGCCGGAATTTATTATATCGGAGATAGAATCGCTGGATGGAATGATTCAAAATCTACAAATACAAGCAGAAACAACGTAAGTAGAATGTTTGATCTAAAAGATTATACAACAGTTTCTTTATCTGTAGGCTACGAGTGGAATAAATTCTCAATCCAAGGGAAAGTGGGCAACCTGTTTGATGTCGTAAACTACAATGTTCATGAGAACTATTCAGTGAATCCTATCACCCCTAGAAACTACTATTTCACATTAACATACAGACTCTAG
- a CDS encoding TolC family protein — protein MKKQNKALFILIFFFFQYGTAQDSLTLSAQEFISIVKNYHPLAMKYQLQNKIAHSEITRARGGFDPVLSGKLGEKNIDGTPYYRQKNLELGIPTWYGIDITAGYNHLEGEKLNSSDTKGGLYSFGISVPLAKNLLYDKRRAMLDQAKFALKMTEAEQSVLTNELLLEAENTYWEWVQNFEIYQLQAKAVEINRKRLHLIKKTFEYGERAAIDTVEAQSQLQSFELKQKEAYLNFIKSTQQLQLFLWKDNREIYEITQLIYPGDNLSDHSAYSDFEFLLREFRNKEVNNHLSILYYNQKHYILESERRLKWQSFLPKLDFMYNFFNKENYPSDYLPLFDNNFQYGLKLEIPVFQREAKANYQMAKMKIEQNSFDTQLKKRELDIKIETYKNELTNYQIQISLSQNNFVNYQKLLTAEETKYSNGESSLFLINSRENKMIDAQEKFISVRTKFLKSYNKLKWMKENFTL, from the coding sequence ATGAAAAAACAAAATAAAGCTCTTTTTATACTGATATTTTTCTTTTTTCAGTATGGTACAGCCCAGGATTCTCTCACTCTTTCCGCACAGGAATTTATTTCAATTGTCAAAAATTATCATCCATTGGCCATGAAATATCAACTTCAGAATAAAATTGCCCATTCGGAAATCACCAGGGCAAGAGGTGGTTTTGATCCTGTTTTGAGTGGAAAACTTGGAGAAAAAAATATTGATGGAACACCATATTACCGACAGAAAAATTTGGAGCTTGGAATCCCTACATGGTATGGCATTGATATTACCGCAGGATACAATCATCTGGAAGGTGAAAAACTCAATTCCAGTGATACAAAAGGAGGATTATACAGTTTTGGAATCTCTGTTCCATTGGCTAAAAATCTTTTGTATGATAAACGGAGAGCAATGCTGGATCAGGCAAAATTTGCTTTAAAAATGACAGAGGCCGAACAAAGTGTTTTAACCAATGAACTTCTTTTAGAGGCCGAAAACACTTATTGGGAATGGGTTCAGAATTTTGAAATTTACCAATTACAGGCAAAAGCAGTTGAAATTAACCGAAAACGTTTACACCTCATCAAAAAAACTTTTGAATATGGAGAAAGAGCAGCTATAGATACTGTTGAAGCCCAGTCACAACTTCAAAGTTTTGAGCTTAAGCAAAAGGAGGCTTATTTAAATTTTATAAAAAGTACTCAGCAGCTTCAACTTTTTTTATGGAAAGATAACCGGGAGATTTACGAAATCACACAGCTAATCTATCCTGGAGACAATCTTTCCGATCACTCTGCTTATTCTGACTTTGAATTTCTTCTTCGGGAATTTAGGAATAAAGAGGTCAATAACCATTTATCCATACTCTATTACAACCAGAAACATTATATTCTGGAAAGTGAACGCAGATTGAAATGGCAGAGTTTTCTTCCTAAACTTGATTTTATGTATAACTTCTTCAATAAAGAAAATTACCCGTCAGATTATCTGCCTCTTTTTGACAATAATTTTCAATATGGATTAAAGCTTGAAATTCCAGTATTTCAAAGAGAAGCCAAAGCCAATTATCAGATGGCAAAAATGAAAATAGAACAGAACAGTTTTGATACTCAACTCAAAAAAAGAGAACTTGATATCAAAATTGAAACGTATAAAAATGAACTCACCAATTATCAGATACAAATCTCTCTTTCACAAAATAATTTTGTCAACTACCAAAAGCTTCTTACCGCAGAAGAAACAAAATACAGCAATGGGGAAAGCTCACTTTTCCTGATCAATTCGAGGGAAAATAAAATGATTGATGCTCAAGAAAAATTTATTTCTGTAAGGACAAAATTCCTAAAAAGCTACAATAAACTTAAATGGATGAAAGAAAATTTCACGCTATAA